The proteins below are encoded in one region of Misgurnus anguillicaudatus chromosome 24, ASM2758022v2, whole genome shotgun sequence:
- the ccdc9 gene encoding coiled-coil domain-containing protein 9 isoform X2: protein MESWIKASGFCLCAAVVSSFSAAISSSSLGSSSRLIVGGRVIFHRLLFQDMLPAMSSAVDLKTKEEKDAELDKRIEALRKKNEALVKRYQEIQEDKKKAEQEGVAITTARKPRPHEPDSERKKTEKENFTVTVDLSKPAGEKRVVNDRKSSSNSGDHGVEEGHSGRPQGESPSNRTGSGRLSRGCYRGVRREPRPNKGEPWPDRQSQDNEGGDGPSLTERSSRGGRRGGRGGGISPQGGTGSDRKSKEWEEKRRQNIEKMNEEMEKIAEYERGQRAEREKNPTRNFLDDPRRSGPVPDTDRKEGSRRHVRNWGGVDFDSVKTGAEVEREWTNRRPSGRGSVDMTLSMTGRERAEYLRWKKEREQIDEERLARHRNATGQWRREWDAQKTDTMFKEDSAVAGEGTPDQSNRRARGRNAYAQQRSGPSEDNKRPPKEPTFGDFLGQGKPRQEGRGRGKGRGQGKNYSMHDNRWEGEHEEEKGRKEEQEKETEGKDKEKENEKVKTPSSEKQTEDGGHAEEDDDEWEDASDGEEEEEEVDKEEHEEENKDSHKDAKPTEKTSTSPAPSTPSPKEKRTPRPKVHIPSPQEALSTPEGPKPLSPFSLLDCHQPVSDWGEEMEMLSPKSSLGESPLRPSSNESSPAQPKNNERNTEDEPEKNESTSTVVESANCEPQQDNVPAESADTAISSSQEPIVPPTPDSARQSEDSESPATDPDQSQFETEVELDASVDQSEQPLSGAVLITNFETVAFRKKSLTSADV, encoded by the exons ATGGAGTCTTGGATTAAGGCGTCGGGGTTTTGTCTTTGTGCTGCCGTGGTCTCGTCCTTTTCGGCTGCGATCAGTTCATCCTCACTCGGCTCATCCTCCCGACTCATC GTAGGAGGCAGAGTTATTTTCCACCGCCTTTTATTTCAGGACATGCTTCCAGCCATG TCTTCTGCGGTGGATTTAAAGACAAAGGAGGAGAAGGATGCCGAGCTGGACAAAAGGATTGAAGCTCTACGGAAAAAGAATGAAGCTTTGGTCAAGAGATATCAGGAAAT ACAGGAAGATAAGAAAAAGGCTGAGCAGGAGGGCGTCGCCATCACAACAGCTCGCAAACCCCGCCCTCACGAGCCTGATTCGGAACGGAaaaagacagagaaagagaacTTCACTGTGACTGTTGATTTGTCCAAACCGGCTGGG GAGAAACGTGTAGTGAATGACAGAAAATCTTCCAGTAATAGTGGCGATCATGGCGTTGAAGAAGGACACTCTGGTCGGCCTCAAGGCGAGAGCCCCTCTAACAGAACCGGCTCGGGTCGGCTGAGCAGAGGTTGCTATCGTGGGGTCAGAAGAGAGCCTCGTCCAAACAAAGGTGAACCATGGCCAGACAGGCAATCGCAGGATAATGAAGGTGGAGATGGTCCTTCCCTTACCGAACGCTCGTCCAGAGGAGGGCGCAGAGGTGGAAGAGGTGGAGGCATATCTCCTCAGGGAGGAACTGGCTCAGACAGAAAATCAAAG GAGTGGGAGGAGAAGAGAAGGCAGAACATAGAGAAAATGAATGAGGAGATGGAAAAGATTGCAGAATATGAGAGAGGTCAAAGG GCTGAAAGAGAGAAGAACCCCACCAGGAACTTCCTGGATGACCCACGGCGCAGTGGGCCAGTCCCAGACACTGACCGCAAGGAGGGCAGCAGACGGCACGTGCGCAACTGGGGCGGCGTTGACTTTGACAGCGTGAAGACTGGAGCCGAAGTTGAGAGAGAATGGACG AATCGTAGGCCGAGTGGCAGAGGTTCAGTGGATATGACTCTGTCCATGACAGGTCGAGAGAGAGCCGAGTATCTCCGCTGGAAAAAAGAGCGTGAACAGATTGATGAGGAACGACTGGCTCGTCATCGGAATGCCACCGGCCAGTGGAGACGAGAGTGGGACGCCCAAAAAACAGATACGAT GTTCAAGGAGGATTCGGCTGTGGCTGGAGAGGGAACACCTGATCAGAGCAACAGGAGAG CTAGGGGGCGCAATGCCTATGCACAGCAACGCAGCGGACCCTCAG AAGACAACAAGAGACCACCCAAGGAACCAACCTTCGGGGACTTCTTGGGGCAGGGCAAGCCCAGACAGGAAGGTCGTGGACGAGGGAAGGGTCGGGGTCAAGGCAAGAACTACAG CATGCATGATAATCGCTGGGAAGGAGAACATGAAGAGGAGAAAGGGAGGAAAGAGGAACAAGAAAAGGAGACGGAGGGAAAGGACAAAGAGAAGGAAAATGAGAAGGTCAAAACTCCATCCTCAGAGAAG CAAACAGAAGATGGAGGGCACGCTGAAGAAGATGATGATGAATGGGAAGATGCTAGCGAtggggaggaggaggaggaagaggtcGACAAAGAGGAGCATGAGGAAGAAAACAAAGATTCTCATAAAGATGCTAAACCAACAGAAAAGACGTCTACCTCTCCTGCACCTTCTACTCCCAGCCCAAAAGAGAAGAGAACTCCCAGACCCAAAGTCCACATCCCCTCCCCACAGGAAGCTCTCAGCACTCCCGAAGGGCCCAAACCACTCAGCCCTTTCTCTCTGCTGGATTGCCACCAGCCAGTGTCAGACTGGGGCGAGGAAATGGAGATGCTCTCTCCTAAGAGCAGTCTTGGTGAGAGCCCCCTGAGGCCCAGCAGCAACGAAAGCAGTCCAGCCCAGCCGAAGAACAATGAACGTAACACGGAAGACGaaccagaaaaaaatgaaagtacATCTACAG TTGTGGAATCGGCTAACTGTGAACCCCAACAAGACAATGTACCAGCTGAATCTGCAGACACTGCCATCTCAAGCAGCCAAGAGCCCATAGTGCCGCCCACCCCAGACAGCGCCAGGCAGAGCG AAGACAGCGAATCCCCTGCTACAGACCCAGATCAGAGTCAATTTGAAACCGAGGTTGAACTGGATGCATCAGTGGACCAATCAGAACAACCGCTCTCAGGTGCTGTTCTTATTACCAACTTTGAGACTGTGGCTTTTCGAAAGAAGTCCCTTACTTCTGCTGACGTCTAG
- the ccdc9 gene encoding coiled-coil domain-containing protein 9 isoform X5 yields the protein MESWIKASGFCLCAAVVSSFSAAISSSSLGSSSRLIVGGRVIFHRLLFQDMLPAMSSAVDLKTKEEKDAELDKRIEALRKKNEALVKRYQEIQEDKKKAEQEGVAITTARKPRPHEPDSERKKTEKENFTVTVDLSKPAGEKRVVNDRKSSSNSGDHGVEEGHSGRPQGESPSNRTGSGRLSRGCYRGVRREPRPNKGEPWPDRQSQDNEGGDGPSLTERSSRGGRRGGRGGGISPQGGTGSDRKSKEWEEKRRQNIEKMNEEMEKIAEYERGQRAEREKNPTRNFLDDPRRSGPVPDTDRKEGSRRHVRNWGGVDFDSVKTGAEVEREWTNRRPSGRGSVDMTLSMTGRERAEYLRWKKEREQIDEERLARHRNATGQWRREWDAQKTDTMFKEDSAVAGEGTPDQSNRRAARGRNAYAQQRSGPSEDNKRPPKEPTFGDFLGQGKPRQEGRGRGKGRGQGKNYSMHDNRWEGEHEEEKGRKEEQEKETEGKDKEKENEKVKTPSSEKQTEDGGHAEEDDDEWEDASDGEEEEEEVDKEEHEEENKDSHKDAKPTEKTSTSPAPSTPSPKEKRTPRPKVHIPSPQEALSTPEGPKPLSPFSLLDCHQPVSDWGEEMEMLSPKSSLGESPLRPSSNESSPAQPKNNERNTEDEPEKNESTSTVVESANCEPQQDNVPAESADTAISSSQEPIVPPTPDSARQSEDSESPATDPDQSQFETEVELDASVDQSEQPLSG from the exons ATGGAGTCTTGGATTAAGGCGTCGGGGTTTTGTCTTTGTGCTGCCGTGGTCTCGTCCTTTTCGGCTGCGATCAGTTCATCCTCACTCGGCTCATCCTCCCGACTCATC GTAGGAGGCAGAGTTATTTTCCACCGCCTTTTATTTCAGGACATGCTTCCAGCCATG TCTTCTGCGGTGGATTTAAAGACAAAGGAGGAGAAGGATGCCGAGCTGGACAAAAGGATTGAAGCTCTACGGAAAAAGAATGAAGCTTTGGTCAAGAGATATCAGGAAAT ACAGGAAGATAAGAAAAAGGCTGAGCAGGAGGGCGTCGCCATCACAACAGCTCGCAAACCCCGCCCTCACGAGCCTGATTCGGAACGGAaaaagacagagaaagagaacTTCACTGTGACTGTTGATTTGTCCAAACCGGCTGGG GAGAAACGTGTAGTGAATGACAGAAAATCTTCCAGTAATAGTGGCGATCATGGCGTTGAAGAAGGACACTCTGGTCGGCCTCAAGGCGAGAGCCCCTCTAACAGAACCGGCTCGGGTCGGCTGAGCAGAGGTTGCTATCGTGGGGTCAGAAGAGAGCCTCGTCCAAACAAAGGTGAACCATGGCCAGACAGGCAATCGCAGGATAATGAAGGTGGAGATGGTCCTTCCCTTACCGAACGCTCGTCCAGAGGAGGGCGCAGAGGTGGAAGAGGTGGAGGCATATCTCCTCAGGGAGGAACTGGCTCAGACAGAAAATCAAAG GAGTGGGAGGAGAAGAGAAGGCAGAACATAGAGAAAATGAATGAGGAGATGGAAAAGATTGCAGAATATGAGAGAGGTCAAAGG GCTGAAAGAGAGAAGAACCCCACCAGGAACTTCCTGGATGACCCACGGCGCAGTGGGCCAGTCCCAGACACTGACCGCAAGGAGGGCAGCAGACGGCACGTGCGCAACTGGGGCGGCGTTGACTTTGACAGCGTGAAGACTGGAGCCGAAGTTGAGAGAGAATGGACG AATCGTAGGCCGAGTGGCAGAGGTTCAGTGGATATGACTCTGTCCATGACAGGTCGAGAGAGAGCCGAGTATCTCCGCTGGAAAAAAGAGCGTGAACAGATTGATGAGGAACGACTGGCTCGTCATCGGAATGCCACCGGCCAGTGGAGACGAGAGTGGGACGCCCAAAAAACAGATACGAT GTTCAAGGAGGATTCGGCTGTGGCTGGAGAGGGAACACCTGATCAGAGCAACAGGAGAG CAGCTAGGGGGCGCAATGCCTATGCACAGCAACGCAGCGGACCCTCAG AAGACAACAAGAGACCACCCAAGGAACCAACCTTCGGGGACTTCTTGGGGCAGGGCAAGCCCAGACAGGAAGGTCGTGGACGAGGGAAGGGTCGGGGTCAAGGCAAGAACTACAG CATGCATGATAATCGCTGGGAAGGAGAACATGAAGAGGAGAAAGGGAGGAAAGAGGAACAAGAAAAGGAGACGGAGGGAAAGGACAAAGAGAAGGAAAATGAGAAGGTCAAAACTCCATCCTCAGAGAAG CAAACAGAAGATGGAGGGCACGCTGAAGAAGATGATGATGAATGGGAAGATGCTAGCGAtggggaggaggaggaggaagaggtcGACAAAGAGGAGCATGAGGAAGAAAACAAAGATTCTCATAAAGATGCTAAACCAACAGAAAAGACGTCTACCTCTCCTGCACCTTCTACTCCCAGCCCAAAAGAGAAGAGAACTCCCAGACCCAAAGTCCACATCCCCTCCCCACAGGAAGCTCTCAGCACTCCCGAAGGGCCCAAACCACTCAGCCCTTTCTCTCTGCTGGATTGCCACCAGCCAGTGTCAGACTGGGGCGAGGAAATGGAGATGCTCTCTCCTAAGAGCAGTCTTGGTGAGAGCCCCCTGAGGCCCAGCAGCAACGAAAGCAGTCCAGCCCAGCCGAAGAACAATGAACGTAACACGGAAGACGaaccagaaaaaaatgaaagtacATCTACAG TTGTGGAATCGGCTAACTGTGAACCCCAACAAGACAATGTACCAGCTGAATCTGCAGACACTGCCATCTCAAGCAGCCAAGAGCCCATAGTGCCGCCCACCCCAGACAGCGCCAGGCAGAGCG AAGACAGCGAATCCCCTGCTACAGACCCAGATCAGAGTCAATTTGAAACCGAGGTTGAACTGGATGCATCAGTGGACCAATCAGAACAACCGCTCTCAG GCTGA
- the ccdc9 gene encoding coiled-coil domain-containing protein 9 isoform X6, whose amino-acid sequence MESWIKASGFCLCAAVVSSFSAAISSSSLGSSSRLIVGGRVIFHRLLFQDMLPAMSSAVDLKTKEEKDAELDKRIEALRKKNEALVKRYQEIQEDKKKAEQEGVAITTARKPRPHEPDSERKKTEKENFTVTVDLSKPAGEKRVVNDRKSSSNSGDHGVEEGHSGRPQGESPSNRTGSGRLSRGCYRGVRREPRPNKGEPWPDRQSQDNEGGDGPSLTERSSRGGRRGGRGGGISPQGGTGSDRKSKEWEEKRRQNIEKMNEEMEKIAEYERGQRAEREKNPTRNFLDDPRRSGPVPDTDRKEGSRRHVRNWGGVDFDSVKTGAEVEREWTNRRPSGRGSVDMTLSMTGRERAEYLRWKKEREQIDEERLARHRNATGQWRREWDAQKTDTMFKEDSAVAGEGTPDQSNRRAARGRNAYAQQRSGPSEDNKRPPKEPTFGDFLGQGKPRQEGRGRGKGRGQGKNYSMHDNRWEGEHEEEKGRKEEQEKETEGKDKEKENEKVKTPSSEKQTEDGGHAEEDDDEWEDASDGEEEEEEVDKEEHEEENKDSHKDAKPTEKTSTSPAPSTPSPKEKRTPRPKVHIPSPQEALSTPEGPKPLSPFSLLDCHQPVSDWGEEMEMLSPKSSLGESPLRPSSNESSPAQPKNNERNTEDEPEKNESTSTVVESANCEPQQDNVPAESADTAISSSQEPIVPPTPDSARQSDSESPATDPDQSQFETEVELDASVDQSEQPLSG is encoded by the exons ATGGAGTCTTGGATTAAGGCGTCGGGGTTTTGTCTTTGTGCTGCCGTGGTCTCGTCCTTTTCGGCTGCGATCAGTTCATCCTCACTCGGCTCATCCTCCCGACTCATC GTAGGAGGCAGAGTTATTTTCCACCGCCTTTTATTTCAGGACATGCTTCCAGCCATG TCTTCTGCGGTGGATTTAAAGACAAAGGAGGAGAAGGATGCCGAGCTGGACAAAAGGATTGAAGCTCTACGGAAAAAGAATGAAGCTTTGGTCAAGAGATATCAGGAAAT ACAGGAAGATAAGAAAAAGGCTGAGCAGGAGGGCGTCGCCATCACAACAGCTCGCAAACCCCGCCCTCACGAGCCTGATTCGGAACGGAaaaagacagagaaagagaacTTCACTGTGACTGTTGATTTGTCCAAACCGGCTGGG GAGAAACGTGTAGTGAATGACAGAAAATCTTCCAGTAATAGTGGCGATCATGGCGTTGAAGAAGGACACTCTGGTCGGCCTCAAGGCGAGAGCCCCTCTAACAGAACCGGCTCGGGTCGGCTGAGCAGAGGTTGCTATCGTGGGGTCAGAAGAGAGCCTCGTCCAAACAAAGGTGAACCATGGCCAGACAGGCAATCGCAGGATAATGAAGGTGGAGATGGTCCTTCCCTTACCGAACGCTCGTCCAGAGGAGGGCGCAGAGGTGGAAGAGGTGGAGGCATATCTCCTCAGGGAGGAACTGGCTCAGACAGAAAATCAAAG GAGTGGGAGGAGAAGAGAAGGCAGAACATAGAGAAAATGAATGAGGAGATGGAAAAGATTGCAGAATATGAGAGAGGTCAAAGG GCTGAAAGAGAGAAGAACCCCACCAGGAACTTCCTGGATGACCCACGGCGCAGTGGGCCAGTCCCAGACACTGACCGCAAGGAGGGCAGCAGACGGCACGTGCGCAACTGGGGCGGCGTTGACTTTGACAGCGTGAAGACTGGAGCCGAAGTTGAGAGAGAATGGACG AATCGTAGGCCGAGTGGCAGAGGTTCAGTGGATATGACTCTGTCCATGACAGGTCGAGAGAGAGCCGAGTATCTCCGCTGGAAAAAAGAGCGTGAACAGATTGATGAGGAACGACTGGCTCGTCATCGGAATGCCACCGGCCAGTGGAGACGAGAGTGGGACGCCCAAAAAACAGATACGAT GTTCAAGGAGGATTCGGCTGTGGCTGGAGAGGGAACACCTGATCAGAGCAACAGGAGAG CAGCTAGGGGGCGCAATGCCTATGCACAGCAACGCAGCGGACCCTCAG AAGACAACAAGAGACCACCCAAGGAACCAACCTTCGGGGACTTCTTGGGGCAGGGCAAGCCCAGACAGGAAGGTCGTGGACGAGGGAAGGGTCGGGGTCAAGGCAAGAACTACAG CATGCATGATAATCGCTGGGAAGGAGAACATGAAGAGGAGAAAGGGAGGAAAGAGGAACAAGAAAAGGAGACGGAGGGAAAGGACAAAGAGAAGGAAAATGAGAAGGTCAAAACTCCATCCTCAGAGAAG CAAACAGAAGATGGAGGGCACGCTGAAGAAGATGATGATGAATGGGAAGATGCTAGCGAtggggaggaggaggaggaagaggtcGACAAAGAGGAGCATGAGGAAGAAAACAAAGATTCTCATAAAGATGCTAAACCAACAGAAAAGACGTCTACCTCTCCTGCACCTTCTACTCCCAGCCCAAAAGAGAAGAGAACTCCCAGACCCAAAGTCCACATCCCCTCCCCACAGGAAGCTCTCAGCACTCCCGAAGGGCCCAAACCACTCAGCCCTTTCTCTCTGCTGGATTGCCACCAGCCAGTGTCAGACTGGGGCGAGGAAATGGAGATGCTCTCTCCTAAGAGCAGTCTTGGTGAGAGCCCCCTGAGGCCCAGCAGCAACGAAAGCAGTCCAGCCCAGCCGAAGAACAATGAACGTAACACGGAAGACGaaccagaaaaaaatgaaagtacATCTACAG TTGTGGAATCGGCTAACTGTGAACCCCAACAAGACAATGTACCAGCTGAATCTGCAGACACTGCCATCTCAAGCAGCCAAGAGCCCATAGTGCCGCCCACCCCAGACAGCGCCAGGCAGAGCG ACAGCGAATCCCCTGCTACAGACCCAGATCAGAGTCAATTTGAAACCGAGGTTGAACTGGATGCATCAGTGGACCAATCAGAACAACCGCTCTCAG GCTGA
- the ccdc9 gene encoding coiled-coil domain-containing protein 9 isoform X4, protein MESWIKASGFCLCAAVVSSFSAAISSSSLGSSSRLIVGGRVIFHRLLFQDMLPAMSSAVDLKTKEEKDAELDKRIEALRKKNEALVKRYQEIQEDKKKAEQEGVAITTARKPRPHEPDSERKKTEKENFTVTVDLSKPAGEKRVVNDRKSSSNSGDHGVEEGHSGRPQGESPSNRTGSGRLSRGCYRGVRREPRPNKGEPWPDRQSQDNEGGDGPSLTERSSRGGRRGGRGGGISPQGGTGSDRKSKEWEEKRRQNIEKMNEEMEKIAEYERGQRAEREKNPTRNFLDDPRRSGPVPDTDRKEGSRRHVRNWGGVDFDSVKTGAEVEREWTNRRPSGRGSVDMTLSMTGRERAEYLRWKKEREQIDEERLARHRNATGQWRREWDAQKTDTMFKEDSAVAGEGTPDQSNRREDNKRPPKEPTFGDFLGQGKPRQEGRGRGKGRGQGKNYSMHDNRWEGEHEEEKGRKEEQEKETEGKDKEKENEKVKTPSSEKQTEDGGHAEEDDDEWEDASDGEEEEEEVDKEEHEEENKDSHKDAKPTEKTSTSPAPSTPSPKEKRTPRPKVHIPSPQEALSTPEGPKPLSPFSLLDCHQPVSDWGEEMEMLSPKSSLGESPLRPSSNESSPAQPKNNERNTEDEPEKNESTSTVVESANCEPQQDNVPAESADTAISSSQEPIVPPTPDSARQSEDSESPATDPDQSQFETEVELDASVDQSEQPLSGAVLITNFETVAFRKKSLTSADV, encoded by the exons ATGGAGTCTTGGATTAAGGCGTCGGGGTTTTGTCTTTGTGCTGCCGTGGTCTCGTCCTTTTCGGCTGCGATCAGTTCATCCTCACTCGGCTCATCCTCCCGACTCATC GTAGGAGGCAGAGTTATTTTCCACCGCCTTTTATTTCAGGACATGCTTCCAGCCATG TCTTCTGCGGTGGATTTAAAGACAAAGGAGGAGAAGGATGCCGAGCTGGACAAAAGGATTGAAGCTCTACGGAAAAAGAATGAAGCTTTGGTCAAGAGATATCAGGAAAT ACAGGAAGATAAGAAAAAGGCTGAGCAGGAGGGCGTCGCCATCACAACAGCTCGCAAACCCCGCCCTCACGAGCCTGATTCGGAACGGAaaaagacagagaaagagaacTTCACTGTGACTGTTGATTTGTCCAAACCGGCTGGG GAGAAACGTGTAGTGAATGACAGAAAATCTTCCAGTAATAGTGGCGATCATGGCGTTGAAGAAGGACACTCTGGTCGGCCTCAAGGCGAGAGCCCCTCTAACAGAACCGGCTCGGGTCGGCTGAGCAGAGGTTGCTATCGTGGGGTCAGAAGAGAGCCTCGTCCAAACAAAGGTGAACCATGGCCAGACAGGCAATCGCAGGATAATGAAGGTGGAGATGGTCCTTCCCTTACCGAACGCTCGTCCAGAGGAGGGCGCAGAGGTGGAAGAGGTGGAGGCATATCTCCTCAGGGAGGAACTGGCTCAGACAGAAAATCAAAG GAGTGGGAGGAGAAGAGAAGGCAGAACATAGAGAAAATGAATGAGGAGATGGAAAAGATTGCAGAATATGAGAGAGGTCAAAGG GCTGAAAGAGAGAAGAACCCCACCAGGAACTTCCTGGATGACCCACGGCGCAGTGGGCCAGTCCCAGACACTGACCGCAAGGAGGGCAGCAGACGGCACGTGCGCAACTGGGGCGGCGTTGACTTTGACAGCGTGAAGACTGGAGCCGAAGTTGAGAGAGAATGGACG AATCGTAGGCCGAGTGGCAGAGGTTCAGTGGATATGACTCTGTCCATGACAGGTCGAGAGAGAGCCGAGTATCTCCGCTGGAAAAAAGAGCGTGAACAGATTGATGAGGAACGACTGGCTCGTCATCGGAATGCCACCGGCCAGTGGAGACGAGAGTGGGACGCCCAAAAAACAGATACGAT GTTCAAGGAGGATTCGGCTGTGGCTGGAGAGGGAACACCTGATCAGAGCAACAGGAGAG AAGACAACAAGAGACCACCCAAGGAACCAACCTTCGGGGACTTCTTGGGGCAGGGCAAGCCCAGACAGGAAGGTCGTGGACGAGGGAAGGGTCGGGGTCAAGGCAAGAACTACAG CATGCATGATAATCGCTGGGAAGGAGAACATGAAGAGGAGAAAGGGAGGAAAGAGGAACAAGAAAAGGAGACGGAGGGAAAGGACAAAGAGAAGGAAAATGAGAAGGTCAAAACTCCATCCTCAGAGAAG CAAACAGAAGATGGAGGGCACGCTGAAGAAGATGATGATGAATGGGAAGATGCTAGCGAtggggaggaggaggaggaagaggtcGACAAAGAGGAGCATGAGGAAGAAAACAAAGATTCTCATAAAGATGCTAAACCAACAGAAAAGACGTCTACCTCTCCTGCACCTTCTACTCCCAGCCCAAAAGAGAAGAGAACTCCCAGACCCAAAGTCCACATCCCCTCCCCACAGGAAGCTCTCAGCACTCCCGAAGGGCCCAAACCACTCAGCCCTTTCTCTCTGCTGGATTGCCACCAGCCAGTGTCAGACTGGGGCGAGGAAATGGAGATGCTCTCTCCTAAGAGCAGTCTTGGTGAGAGCCCCCTGAGGCCCAGCAGCAACGAAAGCAGTCCAGCCCAGCCGAAGAACAATGAACGTAACACGGAAGACGaaccagaaaaaaatgaaagtacATCTACAG TTGTGGAATCGGCTAACTGTGAACCCCAACAAGACAATGTACCAGCTGAATCTGCAGACACTGCCATCTCAAGCAGCCAAGAGCCCATAGTGCCGCCCACCCCAGACAGCGCCAGGCAGAGCG AAGACAGCGAATCCCCTGCTACAGACCCAGATCAGAGTCAATTTGAAACCGAGGTTGAACTGGATGCATCAGTGGACCAATCAGAACAACCGCTCTCAGGTGCTGTTCTTATTACCAACTTTGAGACTGTGGCTTTTCGAAAGAAGTCCCTTACTTCTGCTGACGTCTAG